The genomic segment ACGCACGGCCACTACGCTGGCAGCGGGCGCAGCAAAGCCAAAGGGGGTAACGGCCAGCAGCAGGCTGGCGCTTGCTCCCCGCAGAATATCGCGGCGTGCCAGCTGGGGCAGGTTTACTAAACCTGTTGAAGTCGATTGAGGCATGTTTGGCCTTGCTCACTAAATGCTTGGATATGGGCCATGCGGCTTTCGGACAAAGCTTCGGGCGTTAAAGTAATGATCCAGTCAGGGGTGGGTAAAAGACCTTCAGCCTTATCTGCCCATTCAATCAGGCAAATGGATTCGGGGTTGAAGTAGTCTCTAAAACCTGCATCTTCCCATTCGCTGGCATCATTAAATCTATACAAATCAAAGTGATATAAGTATAAGTTAGAAACAGTATAAGGTTCAACCAGCGTATAGGTAGGGCTTTTTACACGTCCTGCAAAACCCAGCCCGCGAAGCAGGCCCCGGCTGAGTGTGGT from the Iodobacter fluviatilis genome contains:
- the tsaE gene encoding tRNA (adenosine(37)-N6)-threonylcarbamoyltransferase complex ATPase subunit type 1 TsaE yields the protein MPHNTDFKCFLADEDATLALGARLSQSVAAGMVIFLEGNLGAGKTTLSRGLLRGLGFAGRVKSPTYTLVEPYTVSNLYLYHFDLYRFNDASEWEDAGFRDYFNPESICLIEWADKAEGLLPTPDWIITLTPEALSESRMAHIQAFSEQGQTCLNRLQQV